The Neurospora crassa OR74A linkage group IV, whole genome shotgun sequence genome has a segment encoding these proteins:
- a CDS encoding BAR domain-containing protein, producing the protein MDMFKGFQKNLGSWGGQIAPIASRTVQFTKEQLGQAEDKTQLPAEYIELEKRVDAIKAVHQKMLAVTSQYSHEPYDYPPNIKETFQDLGRTVSEKVQLLSSATSTAEAQAALTAPPSAKPQPKTFNHAIARASLASSQLLHQQHTGAGEDPLATALEKYALAMESVGEARLAQDAQIQSRFLAGWNTTLNTNLKFATRARQNVEKARLNLDAVKARVKGTTWRLPGTAASAHDEHELSPEAQEEIEKAEDEFVTQTEEAVAVMKNVLDTPEPLRNLAELIAAQMEFHKRAHEILSELAPVIDGLQVEQEASYRKSRENA; encoded by the exons ATGGACATGTTCAAGGGTTTCCAGAAGAACCTAGG TTCTTGGGGTGGGCAAATCGCCCCCATCGCGTCGCGCACTGTTCAATTCACCAAGGAGCAGCTGGGTCAGGCCGAGGATAAG ACTCAATTGCCTGCCGAGTACATCGAGCTCGAGAAGCGTGTCGATGCGATCAAGGCTGTTCATCAGAAGATGCTCGCTGTGAC CTCCCAATACTCGCATGAGCCCTACGATTACCCTCCCAACATCAAGGAGACCTTCCAGGATCTCGGCCGCACCGTCAGCGAAAAGGTTCAGCTTCTGTCGTCGGCAACCTCGACCGCTGAGGCGCAGGCTGCCCTCACTGCTCCTCCCAGCGCCAAGCCGCAGCCCAAGACATTCAACCATGCTATCGCCCGTGCCAGTTTGGCGAGTAGCCAGCTTCTGCACCAACAGCATACCGGTGCTGGAGAGGACCCTTTGGCCACGGCTCTTGAGAAGTATGCCCTCGCCATGGAGAGCGTTGGCGAGGCTCGTCTAGCCCAGGACGCGCAGATCCAGAGTCGCTTCCTCGCTGGATGGAACACCACGCTTAACACCAACCTTAAGTTTGCCACGCGCGCCCGTCAGAACGTCGAGAAGGCCCGTCTTAACCTTGATGCCGTCAAGGCGCGCGTCAAGGGTACTACCTGGAGGTTGCCTGGaaccgccgcctccgcccaCGACGAGCATGAGCTCAGCCCTGAGGCGCAAGAGGAGAttgagaaggcggaggacgAGTTCGTCACCCAGACCGAGGAAGCTGTGGCTGTTATGAAGAAC GTGCTCGATACCCCTGAACCGCTACGCAATCTTGCCGAGCTCATTGCTGCCCAGATGGAATTTCACAAGCGGGCTCACGAGATTCTGAGCGAGCTTGCGCCCGTCATTGACGGACTACAGGTCGAACAGGAG GCGAGCTACCGCAAGAGCCGCGAGAATGCTTAA
- a CDS encoding BAR domain-containing protein, variant yields MDMFKGFQKNLGSWGGQIAPIASRTVQFTKEQLGQAEDKTQLPAEYIELEKRVDAIKAVHQKMLAVTSQYSHEPYDYPPNIKETFQDLGRTVSEKVQLLSSATSTAEAQAALTAPPSAKPQPKTFNHAIARASLASSQLLHQQHTGAGEDPLATALEKYALAMESVGEARLAQDAQIQSRFLAGWNTTLNTNLKFATRARQNVEKARLNLDAVKARVKGTTWRLPGTAASAHDEHELSPEAQEEIEKAEDEFVTQTEEAVAVMKNVLDTPEPLRNLAELIAAQMEFHKRAHEILSELAPVIDGLQVEQEASRASTYSL; encoded by the exons ATGGACATGTTCAAGGGTTTCCAGAAGAACCTAGG TTCTTGGGGTGGGCAAATCGCCCCCATCGCGTCGCGCACTGTTCAATTCACCAAGGAGCAGCTGGGTCAGGCCGAGGATAAG ACTCAATTGCCTGCCGAGTACATCGAGCTCGAGAAGCGTGTCGATGCGATCAAGGCTGTTCATCAGAAGATGCTCGCTGTGAC CTCCCAATACTCGCATGAGCCCTACGATTACCCTCCCAACATCAAGGAGACCTTCCAGGATCTCGGCCGCACCGTCAGCGAAAAGGTTCAGCTTCTGTCGTCGGCAACCTCGACCGCTGAGGCGCAGGCTGCCCTCACTGCTCCTCCCAGCGCCAAGCCGCAGCCCAAGACATTCAACCATGCTATCGCCCGTGCCAGTTTGGCGAGTAGCCAGCTTCTGCACCAACAGCATACCGGTGCTGGAGAGGACCCTTTGGCCACGGCTCTTGAGAAGTATGCCCTCGCCATGGAGAGCGTTGGCGAGGCTCGTCTAGCCCAGGACGCGCAGATCCAGAGTCGCTTCCTCGCTGGATGGAACACCACGCTTAACACCAACCTTAAGTTTGCCACGCGCGCCCGTCAGAACGTCGAGAAGGCCCGTCTTAACCTTGATGCCGTCAAGGCGCGCGTCAAGGGTACTACCTGGAGGTTGCCTGGaaccgccgcctccgcccaCGACGAGCATGAGCTCAGCCCTGAGGCGCAAGAGGAGAttgagaaggcggaggacgAGTTCGTCACCCAGACCGAGGAAGCTGTGGCTGTTATGAAGAAC GTGCTCGATACCCCTGAACCGCTACGCAATCTTGCCGAGCTCATTGCTGCCCAGATGGAATTTCACAAGCGGGCTCACGAGATTCTGAGCGAGCTTGCGCCCGTCATTGACGGACTACAGGTCGAACAGGAGGCAAGTCGTGCTTCGACGTACTCTTTGTAG
- the arg-14 gene encoding acetylglutamate synthase → MFVRTCRSSCNAWTNATSTTQAGSLLPPNAHRSVVLTLSLQACSARTHESLIRSFASTTSQSKRQEAEAEEKRQVSPRLGPSAPRSSYPSSAEARQKRDSDREFLISVLESSATKRDARGYLQTFGSSAALTSAGQKKPSTIGILGVPASVAGRPAFVQGTEKEISVKRNEAPHVAVVKLRAPQAWDDVLLEGVAKTLTRLRDLGLLSVIVLDCDDIKPNQASSWHETVTEQTDRLLRAIGQYGFPAAEVVDSGIWKSTENPQIPSSVPSNPLYVGFGKAFTTPLANGHILVVPPRAYSDASLQYSKADANDIVIALTTFFAGLQFGQQSSDYRQLAEKVSDGQSFRKALVDRVIVIDPLGGIPSHRQGHGTQVFINLEDEFKNIQDALYEKTQPTSAGTKDAGVSARATVHLENLRLAKSTLALLPSNASVVMTSPAEAANINVSRRNQLEAKPDGFAGEVKTRTWRNPLIHNLLTDRPIYSSSLPIGRIKPTHQDEEIALSRMPTTTLAKRGLPVTIFPDPRVNRWQPPQPGVPRLRLTDTCIDLPRLVHLINDSFGRKLNVEHYLDRVKDSLAGIIIAGEYEGGAILTWETPFGLDEETAYRKGRLVPYLDKFAVLRKSQGAGGVADIVFNAMVRDAFPDGVCWRSRKDNPVNKWYFERSRGVLKLPESNWAMFWTTPEAVSNDQMMRDYEDVCRNIAPSWADTTKPAD, encoded by the exons ATGTTTGTGCGAACTTGCCGCAGCTCGTGCAATGCATGGACCAATGCTACATCTACAACGCAGGCAGGCTCTCTTTTGCCCCCAAATGCTCATCGCTCTGTCGTTCTCACACTCTCACTCCAGGCTTGTTCTGCGAGAACACATGAGTCGCTGATACGTTCTTTCGCATCAACGACATCCCAGTCAAAACGTCAAGAAGCCGAAGCGGAGGAGAAGCGCCAAGTGAGCCCCCGATTGGGGCCATCTGCACCCAGAAGCTCGTACCCCTCGTCTGCTGAAGCGAGACAAAAGAGGGACAGTGACAGA GAGTTCCTTATTTCCGTTCTTGAGTCGTCGGCCACGAAGCGCGATGCGCGAGGTTATCTTCAAACTTTCGGTTCTTCCGCAGCCCTAACGAGCGCTGGGCAGAAGAAACCGTCCACCATCGGTATATTGGGTGTCCCAGCCTCCGTGGCCGGTAGGCCTGCTTTTGTTCAAGGAACAGAAAAGGAAATTTCGGTCAAGAGAAACGAAGCACCACACGTGGCCGTCGTGAAGTTGAGGGCACCACAGGCGTGGGATGATGTCCTCCTTGAGGGTGTTGCCAAGACCCTCACTAGACTGAGAGATCTTGGTCTGCTCAGTGTGATAGTCCTTGATTGTGACGACATTAAGCCCAACCAAGCTTCTAGCTGGCACGAAACTGTCACAGAACAGACGGATAGACTCCTGAGAGCAATCGGTCAGTATGGGTTCCCGGCCGCCGAAGTGGTTGACTCGGGCATATGGAAGTCAACTGAAAACCCCCAGATCCCATCTTCTGTCCCCTCCAACCCCCTTTACGTGGGGTTCGGAAAGGCGTTTACTACGCCACTTGCCAATGGTCACATACTGGTCGTCCCGCCACGAGCATACTCCGACGCGTCTCTCCAATACTCTAAAGCTGATGCCAATGACATTGTTATCGCCCTAACAACCTTTTTCGCGGGATTGCAGTTTGGCCAACAATCTTCGGACTACCGGCAGTTGGCGGAGAAGGTCAGCGACGGTCAGTCTTTCCGAAAGGCTTTGGTTGATCGGGTCATCGTTATCGATCCTTTGGGTGGCATCCCGTCCCACAGACAAGGCCATGGCACCCAAGTTTTCATCAATCTGGAAGACGAATTCAAGAATATCCAAGACGCTCTCTACGAAAAGACTCAACCTACCTCGGCAGGAACGAAAGACGCTGGTGTCAGTGCCAGGGCTACGGTTCATCTGGAAAACCTACGGCTCGCCAAATCCACATTGGCCTTGCTTCCATCAAACGCATCCGTGGTGATGACCAGCCCTGCAGAGGCTGCAAATATCAACGTGTCAAGGCGTAACCAGCTTGAAGCCAAGCCCGATGGGTTCGCGGGTGAAGTAAAGACGAGAACCTGGCGCAATCCCTTGATACACAATCTACTCACCGACCGACCCATCTACTCATCATCGCTTCCTATCGGCCGAATCAAGCCCACGCACCAAGATGAGGAAATTGCTCTGTCCCGGATGCCCACAACTACCCTGGCCAAGAGAGGACTGCCAGTAACCATCTTCCCTGATCCGCGGGTGAACCGTTGGCAGCCACCGCAACCTGGTGTTCCAAGACTCAGGTTGACAGATACGTGTATCGATTTACCGAGGCTGGTACATTTGATCAATGACTCCTTCGGAAGAAAACTCAACGTCGAACACTACCTTGACAGAGTCAAGGACAGCCTCGCGGGAATCATCATCGCTGGAGAGTACGAGGGCGGCGCGATTCTTACGTGGGAGACGCCATTTGGGCTTGACGAAGAGACGGCTTACCGGAAAGGCCGACTCGTGCCGTATCTTGACAAATTTGCGGTTCTACGCAAGAGTCAAGGAGCCGGTGGCGTGGCAGATATTGTGTTTAACGCCATGGTTCGTGACGCTTTCCCAGACGGCGTTTGCTGGAGGAGCAGGAAAGACAACCCGGTCAATAAATGGTACTTTGAGCGATCTCGCGGCGTGCTGAAGCTGCCGGAGAGCAACTGGGCCATGTTCTGGACGACTCCCGAGGCGGTTTCAAACGACCAGATGATGAGAGATTATGAAGATGTGTGCAGGAATATTGCACCTTCTTGGGCCGACACCACGAAACCAGCTGACTGA
- the arg-14 gene encoding acetylglutamate synthase, variant translates to MFVRTCRSSCNAWTNATSTTQACSARTHESLIRSFASTTSQSKRQEAEAEEKRQVSPRLGPSAPRSSYPSSAEARQKRDSDREFLISVLESSATKRDARGYLQTFGSSAALTSAGQKKPSTIGILGVPASVAGRPAFVQGTEKEISVKRNEAPHVAVVKLRAPQAWDDVLLEGVAKTLTRLRDLGLLSVIVLDCDDIKPNQASSWHETVTEQTDRLLRAIGQYGFPAAEVVDSGIWKSTENPQIPSSVPSNPLYVGFGKAFTTPLANGHILVVPPRAYSDASLQYSKADANDIVIALTTFFAGLQFGQQSSDYRQLAEKVSDGQSFRKALVDRVIVIDPLGGIPSHRQGHGTQVFINLEDEFKNIQDALYEKTQPTSAGTKDAGVSARATVHLENLRLAKSTLALLPSNASVVMTSPAEAANINVSRRNQLEAKPDGFAGEVKTRTWRNPLIHNLLTDRPIYSSSLPIGRIKPTHQDEEIALSRMPTTTLAKRGLPVTIFPDPRVNRWQPPQPGVPRLRLTDTCIDLPRLVHLINDSFGRKLNVEHYLDRVKDSLAGIIIAGEYEGGAILTWETPFGLDEETAYRKGRLVPYLDKFAVLRKSQGAGGVADIVFNAMVRDAFPDGVCWRSRKDNPVNKWYFERSRGVLKLPESNWAMFWTTPEAVSNDQMMRDYEDVCRNIAPSWADTTKPAD, encoded by the exons ATGTTTGTGCGAACTTGCCGCAGCTCGTGCAATGCATGGACCAATGCTACATCTACAACGCAG GCTTGTTCTGCGAGAACACATGAGTCGCTGATACGTTCTTTCGCATCAACGACATCCCAGTCAAAACGTCAAGAAGCCGAAGCGGAGGAGAAGCGCCAAGTGAGCCCCCGATTGGGGCCATCTGCACCCAGAAGCTCGTACCCCTCGTCTGCTGAAGCGAGACAAAAGAGGGACAGTGACAGA GAGTTCCTTATTTCCGTTCTTGAGTCGTCGGCCACGAAGCGCGATGCGCGAGGTTATCTTCAAACTTTCGGTTCTTCCGCAGCCCTAACGAGCGCTGGGCAGAAGAAACCGTCCACCATCGGTATATTGGGTGTCCCAGCCTCCGTGGCCGGTAGGCCTGCTTTTGTTCAAGGAACAGAAAAGGAAATTTCGGTCAAGAGAAACGAAGCACCACACGTGGCCGTCGTGAAGTTGAGGGCACCACAGGCGTGGGATGATGTCCTCCTTGAGGGTGTTGCCAAGACCCTCACTAGACTGAGAGATCTTGGTCTGCTCAGTGTGATAGTCCTTGATTGTGACGACATTAAGCCCAACCAAGCTTCTAGCTGGCACGAAACTGTCACAGAACAGACGGATAGACTCCTGAGAGCAATCGGTCAGTATGGGTTCCCGGCCGCCGAAGTGGTTGACTCGGGCATATGGAAGTCAACTGAAAACCCCCAGATCCCATCTTCTGTCCCCTCCAACCCCCTTTACGTGGGGTTCGGAAAGGCGTTTACTACGCCACTTGCCAATGGTCACATACTGGTCGTCCCGCCACGAGCATACTCCGACGCGTCTCTCCAATACTCTAAAGCTGATGCCAATGACATTGTTATCGCCCTAACAACCTTTTTCGCGGGATTGCAGTTTGGCCAACAATCTTCGGACTACCGGCAGTTGGCGGAGAAGGTCAGCGACGGTCAGTCTTTCCGAAAGGCTTTGGTTGATCGGGTCATCGTTATCGATCCTTTGGGTGGCATCCCGTCCCACAGACAAGGCCATGGCACCCAAGTTTTCATCAATCTGGAAGACGAATTCAAGAATATCCAAGACGCTCTCTACGAAAAGACTCAACCTACCTCGGCAGGAACGAAAGACGCTGGTGTCAGTGCCAGGGCTACGGTTCATCTGGAAAACCTACGGCTCGCCAAATCCACATTGGCCTTGCTTCCATCAAACGCATCCGTGGTGATGACCAGCCCTGCAGAGGCTGCAAATATCAACGTGTCAAGGCGTAACCAGCTTGAAGCCAAGCCCGATGGGTTCGCGGGTGAAGTAAAGACGAGAACCTGGCGCAATCCCTTGATACACAATCTACTCACCGACCGACCCATCTACTCATCATCGCTTCCTATCGGCCGAATCAAGCCCACGCACCAAGATGAGGAAATTGCTCTGTCCCGGATGCCCACAACTACCCTGGCCAAGAGAGGACTGCCAGTAACCATCTTCCCTGATCCGCGGGTGAACCGTTGGCAGCCACCGCAACCTGGTGTTCCAAGACTCAGGTTGACAGATACGTGTATCGATTTACCGAGGCTGGTACATTTGATCAATGACTCCTTCGGAAGAAAACTCAACGTCGAACACTACCTTGACAGAGTCAAGGACAGCCTCGCGGGAATCATCATCGCTGGAGAGTACGAGGGCGGCGCGATTCTTACGTGGGAGACGCCATTTGGGCTTGACGAAGAGACGGCTTACCGGAAAGGCCGACTCGTGCCGTATCTTGACAAATTTGCGGTTCTACGCAAGAGTCAAGGAGCCGGTGGCGTGGCAGATATTGTGTTTAACGCCATGGTTCGTGACGCTTTCCCAGACGGCGTTTGCTGGAGGAGCAGGAAAGACAACCCGGTCAATAAATGGTACTTTGAGCGATCTCGCGGCGTGCTGAAGCTGCCGGAGAGCAACTGGGCCATGTTCTGGACGACTCCCGAGGCGGTTTCAAACGACCAGATGATGAGAGATTATGAAGATGTGTGCAGGAATATTGCACCTTCTTGGGCCGACACCACGAAACCAGCTGACTGA
- a CDS encoding 6-phosphogluconate dehydrogenase 2, with translation MAPRLFWIGLGNMGRGMSANIVEKANLDQPLLIYNRTKQRCIDLSEKLPAGKTEIVDSIAEGVSKADIIFNILSNDAVVEASIAEILKNDVKGKLIIECSTIHPDTTEKIAQQVEAAGAQFVAAPVFGAPAMADAGQLVGVLAGPKASVDRARPYFKGVTSKAEINMSDEPYRKALTLKLIGNTFVLNMVEQLAEGHVLAEKSGLGTDYLHQWIEGMFPGPYAAYSTRMLTGDYHKREYPLFTVDLARKDAGHAMSLAKEAGVRLHNVETGDAHLAELKAHVGEKGDIAGIYGAVRMENGLPYENE, from the exons ATGGCTCCGAGATTGTTTTGGATCGGATTGGGCAACATGGGACGG GGAATGTCCGCAAACATCGTGGAAAAAGCGAACCTCGACCAGCCGCTCCTGATCTACAACCGTACCAAGCAAAGGTGCATCGATCTCAGCGAGAAGCTGCCCGCCGGAAAGACGGAAATCGTTGACTCCATTGCAGAGGGCGTGAGCAAGGCGGACATCATCTTCAACATCCTCTCCAATGACGCGGTGGTGGAAGCATCCATCGCTGAGATTCTGAAGAATGACGTCAAGGGCAAGCTTATTATCGAATGCTCGACTATTCACCCCGATACGACCGAGAAGATTGCTCAGCAAGTCGAAGCTGCGGGAGCTCAATTTGTTGCAGCTCCTGTCTTTGGTGCCCCAGCCATGGCGGACGCCGGTCAGCTCGTAGGTGTCCTGGCAGGACCCAAGGCCTCGGTGGACAGAGCTAGGCCTTACTTCAAGGGGGTCACATCCAAGGCCGAGATCAACATGAGCGACGAGCCTTATCGCAAGGCATTGACGCTCAAGCTCATCGGAAATACCTTCGTTCTCAACATGGTTGAGCAACTCGCCGAGGGCCACGTCCTAGCTGAGAAGTCCGGGTTGGGCACGGACTACTTGCACCAGTGGATCGAGGGCATGTTTCCGGGTCCCTATGCGGCCTATTCGACTCGGATGCTCACGGGGGATTATCACAAACGCGAATACCCTCTCTTTACCGTCGATCTCGCGAGAAAAGATGCAGGCCATGCGATGAGCCTTGCAAAGGAGGCAGGTGTGAGGTTGCACAATGTGGAAACGGGCGATGCCCACCTCGCTGAGCTCAAGGCGCATGTTGGAGAGAAGGGTGATATCGCCGGTATCTATGGCGCGGTCAGGATGGAGAACGGCTTGCCATATGAAAACGAATAA
- the vma-9 gene encoding vacuolar ATPase subunit E, whose product MANGWSIIIGLVIVAGMCVAAWIFSPKGENQVLWRSSLILAFVSCYLMWAITFLAQLHPLIEPRRSDLRKEYIHH is encoded by the exons ATGGCGAACGG ATGGAGTATTATCATCGGCCTGGTGATTGTCGCCGGCATGTGTGTGGCCGCCTGGATCTTTTCGCCCAAGGGTGAGAACCAAGT ACTATGGCGATCGTCCCTCATTCTTGCCTTCGTCAGCTGTTATCTCATGTGGGCTATCACCTTCCTTGCGCAACTACATCCCCTCATCGAACCCAGACGTTCCGATTTGCGCAAAGAATACATTCACCACTGA
- a CDS encoding nuclear condensin complex subunit Smc2 — translation MRVTEVIIDGFKSYAVRTVISGWDESFNSITGLNGSGKSNILDAICFVLGITNMSTVRAQNLQDLIYKRGQAGVTKASVTIVFDNRDKKKSPIGFEEYATISVTRQIVLGGTSKYLINGHRAQQQTVQNLFQSVQLNINNPNFLIMQGRITKVLNMKAVEILAMIEEAAGTRMFEDRRDKALKTMAKKEMKLQEIKELLRDEIEPKLEKLRTEKRAFLDFQQTQNDLERLTRLVVAHDYVRCQEKLQQSASDLEAKKQRQKELEESAIRLKNEISHLEEDLQRVKAQRDKELRKGGKAQALEEAVKKHANELVRLATVVDLKKSSMKEEQERRKAGEKNVADLEAALKEKTKTYEKIKAKYDAAKETLEKQRQEADTKEELLQTLQTGVASKEGQENGYQGQLQDARNRATAAATEQEQAKIKIAHLEKRIKGEEPRARKAKEQNAGLLKDLDGLKAQAQRLEKELGRLGFQPGTEEEMYKQESSLQQTIRNLRQEADALKRKVANIDFNYADPVPNFDRSKVKGLVAQLFSLPKEYMEAGTALEICAGGRLYNVVVDTEVTGTQLLQGGRLRKRVTIIPLNKISAFKASAQTIANAQRIAPGKVHLALSLVGYDDEVSAAMDYVFGNTLICADADTAKRVTFDPNVRMRSITVEGDSYDPSGTLSGGSAPNSSGVLVTLQKLNEINRQLKEAETALNELRGQIYREKTKLDQAKRIKQELDLKAHEIKLAEEQIGGNSSSSIIQEIANMKETIVQLKQSIMEAKQRQAEATAEAKRIEKDMKDFDNNKDAKLVELQASVDKLRASLDKMSVTNKALQKELQEAQLDSEQVAADLAAAREQVQDIDVALKAQQEEIDDIVKQGTVLQETHDAVLAQLEDERTKLHVYDDELRALEDATRSKNARIAEEGLEMQKLGHQIEKFHKEQQQAAQTASHMEREHDWIAETKDQFGRPGTLYDFKGQNIAECKSTLRNLTERSQGLRKKINPKVMNMIDSVEKKEVSLKHMMRTVIRDKRKIEETILSLDDYKKKALQETWEKVNADFGQIFAELLPGSFAKLDPPEGKTISEGLEVKVQLGKVWKQSLTELSGGQRSLIALSLIMALLQFKPAPMYILDEVDAALDLSHTQNIGRLIKTRFKGSQFIVVSLKDGMFQNANRIFRTRFSEGTSMVQALTPADLK, via the exons ATGAGGGTTACCGAAGTCATTATCGAC GGCTTCAAGTCGTACGCCGTTAGAACGGTGATTTCGGGATG GGATGAGAGCTTCAACTCCATTACCGGCCTCAACGGCAGCGGTAAATCCAACATCCTCGACGCCATCTGCTTCGTCCTCGGTATTACCAACATGTCAACAGTCCGCGCTCAAAACCTGCAGGATCTTATCTACAAACGAGGCCAAGCTGGTGTCACGAAGGCTAGCGTTACCATAGTGTTCGACAATAGAGACAAGAAAAAGTCACCAATCGGATTCGAAGAGTATGCGACCATCAGCGTTACCCGCCAAATCGTGCTCGGAGGCACCTCAAAATACCTGATCAACGGTCATCGTGCGCAGCAACAAACCGTACAGAACCTCTTCCAATCGGTTCAGCTCAATATCAACAACCCCAACTTCCTCATCATGCAGGGCCGCATCACAAAAGTTTTGAATATGAAGGCCGTTGAAATCCTGGCCATGATCGAGGAGGCAGCTGGCACAAGGATGTTCGAGGACAGGAGGGACAAAGCACTCAAGACgatggccaagaaggagatgaagTTACAGGAGATCAAAGAACTCTTGCGGGATGAGATCGAACCGAAACTGGAGAAGCTACGAACCGAAAAGCGCGCATTCCTCGACTTTCAGCAAACACAAAACGACCTGGAGCGATTGACAAGGCTCGTGGTGGCGCACGATTACGTAAGGTGTCAGGAGAAGCTACAACAGTCAGCATCGGATCTTGAGGCGAAGAAGCAGCGCCAGAAAGAACTTGAGGAATCTGCTATCCGGCTGAAAAATGAGATATCCCATCTGGAGGAGGACTTACAACGGGTTAAGGCACAGCGCGACAAGGAATTACGAAAAGGTGGCAAGGCTCAAGCCCTGGAAGAAGCAGTGAAGAAGCACGCCAACGAGCTGGTAAGGCTTGCTACTGTTGTGGATTTGAAGAAGAGCAGtatgaaggaggagcaggaacgGAGGAAAGCTGGAGAGAAGAACGTTGCGGACCTGGAAGCGGCGctgaaggagaagacgaagacgtaCGAGAAGATCAAGGCGAAATACGATGCCGCCAAGGAGACGCTTGAAAAGCAGAGGCAAGAAGCAGACACCAAGGAAGAGCTGCTACAAACCCTGCAAACTGGTGTTGCGTCCAAGGAGGGACAGGAGAACGGTTACCAAGGACAACTACAAGACGCGAGAAACAGGGCCACGGCTGCGGCAACTGAACAAGAGCAGGCAAAGATCAAAATCGCCCATCTGGAGAAGCGAATCAAAGGGGAAGAACCCCGGGCCAGGAAGGCCAAAGAGCAAAACGCCGGCTTGCTGAAGGATCTCGATGGCCTGAAAGCCCAGGCTCAGAGGCTTGAGAAGGAGCTTGGAAGGCTTGGGTTCCAACCCGGGACGGAGGAAGAAATGTATAAGCAGGAAAGCTCGCTCCAGCAGACTATCCGCAATCTCAGGCAAGAAGCCGATGCGCTTAAACGCAAGGTGGCAAATATCGACTTCAACTACGCCGATCCAGTCCCAAACTTTGATCGATCAAAAGTGAAAGGGCTAGTCGCGCAACTCTTTTCATTACCCAAAGAGTATATGGAAGCTGGAACAGCGCTGGAGATCTGCGCTGGAGGCCGTCTTTACAACGTGGTTGTTGACACCGAAGTCACTGGCACACAACTACTGCAAGGCGGTAGATTGCGAAAGAGGGTTACCATCATTCCCTTGAACAAGATCTCTGCTTTCAAGGCTTCTGCACAAACGATTGCCAATGCGCAACGAATCGCTCCAGGAAAAGTGCACCTGGCTTTGTCCCTAGTTGGGTACGACGATGAAGTGTCAGCGGCAATGGACTATGTCTTTGGAAATACGCTCATTTGCGCTGATGCAGACACAGCCAAGAGAGTGACGTTCGATCCAAATGTCCGCATGAGGAGCATCACAGTGGAGGGTGATTCGTACGATCCATCTGGTACACTATCGGGTGGAAGTGCCCCCAACTCGAGCGGCGTTTTGGTTACTTTGCAGAAGCTCAATGAAATCAATCGGCAGCTGAAGGAAGCAGAGACCGCCCTCAATGAGCTACGCGGCCAAATTTACCGGGAAAAAACGAAACTTGACCAAGCAAAGAGAATCAAGCAAGAACTTGACCTCAAAGCCCATGAGATCAAGCTAGCGGAGGAGCAAATTGGCGGcaactcatcatcatcgatcATCCAAGAGATTGCAAATATGAAGGAAACAATAGTCCAACTCAAGCAGTCGATCATGGAGGCCAAGCAGCGACAGGCAGAAGCCACCGCCGAAGCCAAAAGAATCGAAAAGGACATGAAGGACTTTGACAATAATAAAGACGCTAAGCTTGTGGAGCTGCAAGCTTCAGTCGACAAGCTACGTGCGTCCCTGGACAAGATGTCTGTTACAAACAAGGCGTTGCAAAAAGAGCTTCAGGAGGCGCAACTGGACTCCGAGCAGGTTGCTGCGGATCTCGCAGCTGCGCGGGAGCAGGTTCAAGATATCGACGTTGCTCTCAAAGCCCAGCAGGAGGAGATCGACGACATAGTGAAGCAAGGAACAGTCCTTCAAGAGACCCACGACGCCGTCCTAGCACAGCTGGAAGACGAACGGACCAAACTGCATGTGTATGACGACGAGCTCCGGGCTTTGGAAGATGCTACCAGATCCAAGAATGCTCGAATCGCCGAGGAGGGGCTTGAAATGCAGAAGCTCGGTCACCAGATCGAGAAGTTCCacaaggagcagcagcaagccgcGCAGACAGCCTCACACATGGAGCGCGAGCACGACTGGATCGCCGAGACCAAGGACCAGTTTGGCCGGCCCGGAACGCTCTACGACTTCAAGGGCCAGAACATTGCCGAGTGCAAGTCCACGCTGCGGAACCTGACGGAGCGTAGCCAGGGCCTGCGCAAAAAGATCAACCCAAAGGTGATGAACATGATCGACAGcgtggagaagaaggaggtgtCGCTCAAGCACATGATGCGCACCGTCATCCGCGACAAGCGCAAGATCGAGGAAACCATTCTTAGTCTGGACGactacaagaagaaggcgctGCAGGAGACGTGGGAGAAGGTCAATGCCGACTTTGGACAGATCTTTGCCGAGCTGTTGCCGGGCAGTTTCGCCAAGTTGGATCCTCCCGAAGGCAAGACCATCAGCGAGGGCTTGGAAGTTAAGGTGCAGCTTGGTAAAGTGTGGAAGCAGAGCCTTACCGAGTTGAGTGGTGGTCAAAG ATCCCTAATTGCCCTCTCCCTCATCATGGCTCTCCTCCAGTTCAAGCCCGCGCCCATGTACATTCTCGACGAAGTCGACGCGGCGCTCGACCTGTCGCACACGCAGAACATTGGGCGTCTGATCAAGACCCGGTTCAAGGGCTCGCAGTTCATCGTCGTCAGTCTCAAGGACGGCATGTTCCAGAACGCCAACCGCATCTTCCGGACGAGATTCAGCGAGGGAACGAGCATGGTGCAGGCGCTCACGCCGGCGGATTTGAAGTGA